A stretch of DNA from Henriciella sp. AS95:
CGTTGAGCCACCGGCCGTGCGCGGGTCAGCGCCGGGAAGCTGTACAGCATGCGTCGCGTCGATCGTGACCGGAACGCCAAGTGCTTTCATGGCCGGAATGCCGAGCATGTCGACGACGAGATTGTTGTAGCCGAAGCTCGCACCGCGCTCGCACAGGATCGTCGGATTGTTCGGGCCGGTGACTTCGCCAATCTTGCTGACGATGTTCTTGCAATCCCACGGGGCCAGGAACTGCGCCTTCTTCACGTGCAGCCACCCACCGGTATCCATGACGGCTTCGGCGCCGGCGACCACAAGGTCTGTCTGTCGAACGAGGAAAGCCGGAACCTGGATGACTTCGGCAATGTCCGCGACGAGCTCGGCCTGCTCGGCGGTATGGTAATCGGTGATGACGGGGACACCGAACTCAGCCTTTACATCGGACAGGATGCGCAAGCCCTCATCGAGGCCCGGGCCGCGATAAGAGGTGATGGACGACCGGTTCGCCTTGTCGAAGCTTGCCTTGAAAATATAAGGCAGGTCGAGGCGCTCACAGACGGTTTTGAGGTGCTCGCAGATCTTCATCGCAAGATCGCGGCTTTCCAGCACATTCATGCCCGCCATGACGACAAGCGGCTCACCTGTGCCGATAGAGAGATTGTGGGCGGCAAGGCTGAGGCGGGTCATCGTTTTCATCCTGTCATTGCGAGGCTTCGCGGATAGACAACACGTCCGCGCGGGGCAAGCCTGATTGAGAGCATGGCTGAAATAACGTCTCGTCGCTTGCTCTCTCAATCAGGGCTGAATAGGAGGGGCGAGCACGATTTGACAGGATGGCCAGACGATGAGCGACAAGCTGCCGATAAGCCTAGACGATGTGAAGGATGCTGCCCGGATACTCGAGGGGCAGATTGAGCGCACACCCATGCGTCGCTCCCGCACGCTCTCGGCGATTACCGGCGCTGATGTCTGGGTGAAATTCGAGAACATGCAGTTCACAGCCGCCTTCAAGGAACGCGGCGCGCTGAACAAGCTTGCGCGGCTGACGGAAGAAGAAAAAAAGGTCGGCGTGATCGCCGCATCAGCCGGAAATCATGCGCAGGGCGTGGCCTATCATGGGCGGCGCCTGGGCATCCCGGTAACCATCGCAATGCCGGTGACCACACCGTTCAACAAGGTCGAACACACCCGCGCCTTCGGGGCCCGTGTCCTGCTGGAAGGCACGACCTTTGACGAAGCGAAAGAGCATGCCGAGATGGTGCGCCAGCGCGAAGGGCTCACCTGGATCCACCCGTTTGATGATCCTCTCATCATGGCTGGTCAGGGCACGGCAGCATTGGAAATGTTCGAAGACCAGCCGGATTTTGACATGCTCGTGGTGCCAATCGGTGGCGGCGGCCTGATCTCTGGTATGGCGACCGTGGCCAAGGCTCACAATCCCGACATCAAGGTTATCGGCGTTCAGGCGTCGATGTATGCGAGCATGCATGCGGCCGTGAAGGGCGGCCAGCCGGCAAAGGGCGGCGCGTCGATCGCTGAAGGCATCTCGGTCAAACAACCTGGGCACCTGACGCAGAAAGTTGTCGAGGCGCTTGTCGACGATATCGTCCTTGTCGAAGAGGAGCATATCGAAAGGGCGATCACCCTTTTTGTCGACGTTGAGAAGACCGTCGCAGAGGGGGCCGGCGCTGCCGGGCTTGCCGCGCTTCTGGCGCATCCGTCGAAGTTTGCCGGCAAGAAAGTCGGACTCATCCTGTGCGGCGGCAATATCGATACGCGTTTGCTTGCTTCGGTGCTGACACGTGCGCTGGTGCGCGAGAAGCGCCTCGCCAATATCCGGATCATTGGTGACGACCGTCCAGGCCTGCTTGGACTGGTTTCCAAGATTATCGGCGACAATGGCGCGAACATCATGGAAGTGGCCCACAACCGGATCGCGCTCGATGTGCCCGCCAAGGGCGCGGAGTTCGATATCCTGATGGAAACCCGCGATGCCCAGCACACGCAGGAGATCATCGACGCGCTGGCGCAGGCCGGCTATCCGCCGCGGCAGAACTAGTCTGCACGAGACAAGGTGACTTGGTCGCGCTCAGCGCCTAGATTTCAGCGCATTCCCTGATGTCCCCGACAGGAGCCAGACTTCCAATGCTCAAATATATCATTGCCCCGCTCGCCGCCCTTGGACTCGTCAGTTGCGGAGGTCCGTCTTCCTCGACCGACTTCGATTCCTTCTTTCCGTGGGACGCGGATATGGAGGGCCTTCAGTCCACCGAGTCCGGCATCAAATACTATGTCGTCAAGGAAGGCCCGGAAGATGGTGCATCGCCCAGCATCGATGATGTGGTGCAGGTCTTCTATGATGGCCGCCTGACTGATGGCACCAAATTCGACGGCAATTTCGGCACCGGCCGCCCGGCCATGTTTGGTCTCAAGCAGGTTATTCCCGGCTGGACGCAGGGCCTTCAACTGATGTCAGAGGGCGACGAGTACATCTTCTTCATCCCGAGCGAACTTGGCTATGGCCAGAGCCCGCGCCCCGGCGGCGTCATCAAGCCGGGCGATGACCTGGTCTTCCGGATCGAGCTGATGAAGGTCTTTCAGCCCAAACCCGCAGATGATGCGGCCTGGGACCGGCTGACGCCTTGGGACTCGTCGAATGAAGACGTCCAGAAAACCGATTCGGGCCTTGAATATGTCGTCCTGGAGAGCGGCGACGCAGATGGTACAAGCCCGGCCCCAAATGATACGGTCGTTGTCCTGTATGAAGGCCGCTTCGCTGAGGGCGGAGAAGTCTTCGACAGCGCGTATCAGCGCGGCGAACCGATCATGTTCGAGACCAATGGCGTCATCCCCGGCTGGCAGGAAGCCCTGTCCATGATGAAACCGGGAGACCGCTGGCTGGTCCACATCCCGTCCGACCTTGCCTATGGCGCGAGAGGGGCCGGCAATGCCATTCCACCGAACACCGACCTCGACTTCGAGGTTGAGTTGATTGATGTGCTGCCAACGGAATAAGCTCTGCGTCCACAAGGCTGAAAGCGTATCGAGGGGGCGGCATGCCAGGTATCATTCGTCAGGTCGGACTAGCCGCTGTCGTGCTCGCCTTGGCCGGCTGCCAGTCCATGCCGAAAATGCCGGCAATCGGTTCAGCCAAGGCCAGCTGTCATGGCATCAAGCCGGGCTCTGGCCCGTTCATCCCGCCCTTCCCTTCGGCCTGCCCGGACGTGCAGACCAGCGCGAGTGGGATCCAGTGGATTGAGCTTGTCGCTGGCCCGGAAGGCAAAGGCTCCCCTGAAGCCGACGCGACGGTCATCGTCGCCTATGAGGGCTATCTTGCGGCCGATGGCACGCGCATTGACAGCTCTTATGCGCGTGGAGAACCGGCGGTCTTCAATATCGAAGACGTGATCCAGGGCTGGACCGAGACACTGAAGCGTATGAGCACAGGCGATGAGTGGGTCGTGTTCATTCCCTATCAGCTGGCCTATGGCGCAGCCGGGCGCGGTGATGCCATCCCGCCGCGCAGCGATCTCGTCTTCAAGATCCGCCTGGACGGCTTTCTCAACCCCGATGAGATGGAAGACGCCAACTCAAAACCGGCTTCTGCAGGTGCCACAGGGGCGTTCTGGAATGAATTCCTGCCATGGGACGCATCACGCGAAGGCGTCGTTCGTCTGAAATCGGGGCTTTCATACTTCGTGATCGATGCAGGCGATCAGAGCGCCGGCAAGGTGTACGCCAAGGACACGGTTGCGATCGACTATGAGGCCCGCCTTGAGGATACCGGTGCTGTCATCGGATCGACCTGGCAACAGGACCAGCCACTGGTCGTCAAAGCCGGCGACATGATCCCCGGATTTGCCCAGATGATAAGCCTGATGAAGCCCGGCGCCGTCTGGATCGGCCGGGTGCCCTCAGCCATTGGCTACGGCAAGGAAGGCGTTGACGGTATCATTCCGCCCAATGCGGATCTGATCTATCTGGTCAATCTTATTGCGGTGAATCCCCGTTAGTCATTGCGCTGTCTGAAGCCCGGCAATGACCATTCACGGACAATCACCGCGCCTATCAGGTTCTTGGCGAAACCGGCCTTGAAGGATGAAGGCTGTGGCCAACAGGACAGAAAATTTGCTTCATCAGTCTGCCAACCGTCTCCGAAGATTTTCGAGGCGAACGTTGAGCCCGGCATTGTCCGGCGAAAGCTTCGCTGCGATCGTCGCCGCTTCGAGGGCTTCCGCCAGATGACCCTGCCGCTCGGCGGCGAGACTCAAGCCGTGATGGGCCGGGGCATGGTCAGCTTTGAGCTCAATCGCGCGCTCGAAGGACCGTTGGGCATCGGCGAACCGCCCATTGCGCACGTATTGCATGCCGAGCTGCGTGACGATGGCCGGATTGTCCGGTGCGATATGGCTGGCCTGGAGCGCAGCCTGCAGGCCGGCCTCCACATCTCCTGAGGCGGAAAGCGCTTGTGCCAGAGAAATCTGAAAACCTGCTCTGTCCGGAACCAGCTCGACAGCCCTGCGAATATGCTCAACTGCCTCGTCCGCTCGCTTGTTACGCATAAGGGTGCGGCCCAGCGCAATTCGCAAGTCTGCATGCTCTGGAAATTGTCCAACGCCGGCCTGGAGGGAAGACAATTCGTTCTGATCATCACCAGCATCGCGA
This window harbors:
- the kdsA gene encoding 3-deoxy-8-phosphooctulonate synthase; this encodes MTRLSLAAHNLSIGTGEPLVVMAGMNVLESRDLAMKICEHLKTVCERLDLPYIFKASFDKANRSSITSYRGPGLDEGLRILSDVKAEFGVPVITDYHTAEQAELVADIAEVIQVPAFLVRQTDLVVAGAEAVMDTGGWLHVKKAQFLAPWDCKNIVSKIGEVTGPNNPTILCERGASFGYNNLVVDMLGIPAMKALGVPVTIDATHAVQLPGADPRTAGGSTGGRRDGVPIIAKSAVAAGADGVFLEFHPDPDKALCDGPSCLPLDGAEALLAELKAIHGIVNP
- a CDS encoding threonine ammonia-lyase, which translates into the protein MSDKLPISLDDVKDAARILEGQIERTPMRRSRTLSAITGADVWVKFENMQFTAAFKERGALNKLARLTEEEKKVGVIAASAGNHAQGVAYHGRRLGIPVTIAMPVTTPFNKVEHTRAFGARVLLEGTTFDEAKEHAEMVRQREGLTWIHPFDDPLIMAGQGTAALEMFEDQPDFDMLVVPIGGGGLISGMATVAKAHNPDIKVIGVQASMYASMHAAVKGGQPAKGGASIAEGISVKQPGHLTQKVVEALVDDIVLVEEEHIERAITLFVDVEKTVAEGAGAAGLAALLAHPSKFAGKKVGLILCGGNIDTRLLASVLTRALVREKRLANIRIIGDDRPGLLGLVSKIIGDNGANIMEVAHNRIALDVPAKGAEFDILMETRDAQHTQEIIDALAQAGYPPRQN
- a CDS encoding FKBP-type peptidyl-prolyl cis-trans isomerase → MLKYIIAPLAALGLVSCGGPSSSTDFDSFFPWDADMEGLQSTESGIKYYVVKEGPEDGASPSIDDVVQVFYDGRLTDGTKFDGNFGTGRPAMFGLKQVIPGWTQGLQLMSEGDEYIFFIPSELGYGQSPRPGGVIKPGDDLVFRIELMKVFQPKPADDAAWDRLTPWDSSNEDVQKTDSGLEYVVLESGDADGTSPAPNDTVVVLYEGRFAEGGEVFDSAYQRGEPIMFETNGVIPGWQEALSMMKPGDRWLVHIPSDLAYGARGAGNAIPPNTDLDFEVELIDVLPTE
- a CDS encoding FKBP-type peptidyl-prolyl cis-trans isomerase, yielding MPGIIRQVGLAAVVLALAGCQSMPKMPAIGSAKASCHGIKPGSGPFIPPFPSACPDVQTSASGIQWIELVAGPEGKGSPEADATVIVAYEGYLAADGTRIDSSYARGEPAVFNIEDVIQGWTETLKRMSTGDEWVVFIPYQLAYGAAGRGDAIPPRSDLVFKIRLDGFLNPDEMEDANSKPASAGATGAFWNEFLPWDASREGVVRLKSGLSYFVIDAGDQSAGKVYAKDTVAIDYEARLEDTGAVIGSTWQQDQPLVVKAGDMIPGFAQMISLMKPGAVWIGRVPSAIGYGKEGVDGIIPPNADLIYLVNLIAVNPR